A stretch of Perognathus longimembris pacificus isolate PPM17 chromosome 1, ASM2315922v1, whole genome shotgun sequence DNA encodes these proteins:
- the Aimp2 gene encoding aminoacyl tRNA synthase complex-interacting multifunctional protein 2 isoform X1, whose translation MPMYQVKPYHGDGAPLRVELPTCMYRLPNVHGRTGNPATHAGHVQETSDPSLQALESRQDDILKRLYELKAAVDGLSKMIHTPDADIDVTNILPAYEPPALSTSALDLNSVLGKDYGALKDIVINANPASPPLSLLVLHRLLCERYRVLSTVHTHSSVKTVPENLLKCFGEQTRKQPRHEYQLGFTLIWKNVPKTQMKFSVQTMCPIEGEGNIARFLFSLFGQKHNAVNLTLIDSWVDIAMFQLKEGSSKEKAAVFRSMNSALGKSPWLVGQELTVADVVLWSVLQQTEGCGPAPANVQRWLRSCGNLVPFSTALALLH comes from the exons ATGCCGATGTACCAGGTAAAACCCTATCACGGGGACGGCGCACCTCTGCGTGTAGAGCTTCCAACCTGCATGTACCGGCTCCCCAACGTGCACGGCAGGACTGGCAACCCCGCGACCCATGCGGGCCACGTGCAG GAAACATCTGACCCATCTCTTCAAGCTCTTGAATCCCGCCAAGATGATATTTTGAAGCGTCTGTATGAGTTGAAGGCGGCAGTTGATGGCCTCTCCAAGATGATTCACACACCAGATGCGGACATAGACGTGACAAACATCTTGCCGGCGTACGAGCCCCCAGCTTTGAGCACCAGtgccctggacttgaactcagtgcttgggaag GATTATGGGGCACTGAAGGACATTGTGATCAATGCAAATccggcctcccctcctctctccctgctggTGCTGCACAGGCTGCTGTGTGAGCGCTACCGGGTCCTGTCCACCGTGCATACGCACTCATCAGTCAAAACCGTCCCTGAGAACCTTCTCAAGTGCTTTGGGGAACAGACCAGAAAACAGCCCCGTCACGAGTACCAGCTGGGCTTCACTTTAATTTGGAAGAATG TGCCCAAGACTCAGATGAAGTTCAGCGTCCAGACGATGTGCCCCATCGAAGGGGAAGGGAACATCGCACGGTTCCTCTTCTCTCTGTTTGGCCAGAAGCACAACGCAGTCAATTTAACCCTCATAGATAGCTGGGTGGATATCGCCATGTTTCAGCTCAAAGAGGGAAGCAGCAAAGAAAAAGCAGCTGTTTTCCGCTCCATGAACTCTGCCCTTGGCAAGAGTCCATGGCTGGTGGGGCAGGAGCTCACCGTGGCTGACGTGGTGCTATGGTCTGTGCTCCAGCAGACCGAAGGCTGCGGCCCGGCCCCTGCCAATGTGCAGCGATGGCTGCGCTCCTGTGGAAACCTTGTCCCCTTCAGCACTGCGCTGGCGCTCCTCCACTGA
- the Aimp2 gene encoding aminoacyl tRNA synthase complex-interacting multifunctional protein 2 isoform X2 yields MPMYQETSDPSLQALESRQDDILKRLYELKAAVDGLSKMIHTPDADIDVTNILPAYEPPALSTSALDLNSVLGKDYGALKDIVINANPASPPLSLLVLHRLLCERYRVLSTVHTHSSVKTVPENLLKCFGEQTRKQPRHEYQLGFTLIWKNVPKTQMKFSVQTMCPIEGEGNIARFLFSLFGQKHNAVNLTLIDSWVDIAMFQLKEGSSKEKAAVFRSMNSALGKSPWLVGQELTVADVVLWSVLQQTEGCGPAPANVQRWLRSCGNLVPFSTALALLH; encoded by the exons ATGCCGATGTACCAG GAAACATCTGACCCATCTCTTCAAGCTCTTGAATCCCGCCAAGATGATATTTTGAAGCGTCTGTATGAGTTGAAGGCGGCAGTTGATGGCCTCTCCAAGATGATTCACACACCAGATGCGGACATAGACGTGACAAACATCTTGCCGGCGTACGAGCCCCCAGCTTTGAGCACCAGtgccctggacttgaactcagtgcttgggaag GATTATGGGGCACTGAAGGACATTGTGATCAATGCAAATccggcctcccctcctctctccctgctggTGCTGCACAGGCTGCTGTGTGAGCGCTACCGGGTCCTGTCCACCGTGCATACGCACTCATCAGTCAAAACCGTCCCTGAGAACCTTCTCAAGTGCTTTGGGGAACAGACCAGAAAACAGCCCCGTCACGAGTACCAGCTGGGCTTCACTTTAATTTGGAAGAATG TGCCCAAGACTCAGATGAAGTTCAGCGTCCAGACGATGTGCCCCATCGAAGGGGAAGGGAACATCGCACGGTTCCTCTTCTCTCTGTTTGGCCAGAAGCACAACGCAGTCAATTTAACCCTCATAGATAGCTGGGTGGATATCGCCATGTTTCAGCTCAAAGAGGGAAGCAGCAAAGAAAAAGCAGCTGTTTTCCGCTCCATGAACTCTGCCCTTGGCAAGAGTCCATGGCTGGTGGGGCAGGAGCTCACCGTGGCTGACGTGGTGCTATGGTCTGTGCTCCAGCAGACCGAAGGCTGCGGCCCGGCCCCTGCCAATGTGCAGCGATGGCTGCGCTCCTGTGGAAACCTTGTCCCCTTCAGCACTGCGCTGGCGCTCCTCCACTGA